TGCACAAGTCTTTTTCACTTGTAATGGGAGGAGTTCCACGTGTCTCTTGTCCCATAAGCTTCCAGAGAAGCTGCGCTTTCACATTTAGTTGCAGGAGATCTACGGGGAGTTCCAGGATAGCAGGACTACAGTCTCTCCGTGTTTTTAAAGTTTGGCTAAATTCTCTACGGTTTAAGAAGGAGAAAGTTCTCCTGCGTTGCAttctcttctgcctcctccccacCCTTTCCAATGTTCATGAAGTCTTTGGGATGTATTTCAAGCAGTGCCTGCCTGCAGAATGAAGTGGGTGCAGGCTACACTCCAGTGTAGAGAACTgcagatttctttttaaatattacGCTATGGGAACCAGTCTTTGCAGAGGACACTGGCTTATATCCTGATTATCTTGGCCTGTGAAATTTCTTTCAGGCCGATGGTTTCATGTGAAACATAATCCGAAACGTCTAGATATTGGACGTTGTGTAATCTGAAATACACACACGAATCTCCCAGCAGGCGGCCAAGGAAGCTTGCTTAGATCTTGCTCTTTATATCCTTACACATACAGCGAGATCCACAAGCCATTTCAGCCGTAGTAATGCGAATTCCATTTCCTCAATCGAACTGAAGCCAACAGAGCTGACATCCCATTCTAAACCCATTTTCTTGGCGGCAAGGGATAGTGACATTTGCTCTCAGATAAGTGGATTGCACTTATCCTAAAGCCAGGCAGCTACATAAATAAGCCCAGGTGCTCGAACGGATTAATCCATAGCCACCCTCCCGCCTCAGTTCTGAACACCGCCGTTATTAATGCGTACTGGGACTCCCCGTGTCCCTGGGCACTCCTTCCAGGACTGAAAGAGGCCGCTTTTAACCCTCCCGAAGACGAGTGCTGAAGGGCAAGTAAAGGCTTTGAAGGGGAAACCTGCCTCGACTGGGAGCTTTTGTAGCCAGGGAAGTTCCCCTTTGCACCATGGCAGGAAGTTTCGCCCTTTGGGGATTTCCACTGTGCTAATTGCCACCAGGCGCCCCTGTTTGCAAGCCTACCTTGATGGTGGTTTCCGGCAAATTTAAGGCTGCCGCCAGTTCGCATCTCCGGGGTCTGGAGACGTAGTTCTCCCGGTAGAACTCCTTCTCTAGGCGGGCGATTTGCTCGCGCGTGAAAGCCGTGCGATAGCGGCGCATTTGATCGCTGGCGCTGCAGGCCAGCGAGCCTTGAGGGCCGCCACCTcccccgctgccgccgctgccttTGGGGGGGTCCCCGCCGCTGCTGGGGCTGCCTGCCGAGATGTCCGAGCactgccctgggtggggaagaAGAGAGGAAGGCCTCCTGAGATGGAAGGACAGCGGACCCTACCCCCTGTCTTCCCCACGTCCTTCCtgatctctccccacccccacccccagtgatgTGCCTACAGAGAAAAAGATGTTCCTTTTGCCTGGTGATGACTGGGTGACATGTACAGATCTCTCAATCCGATTCCCAGTCCGGTTAAGCTTTTCTGCGAGGATTTGAACAGATCTACGACCCAATCCTATACATCAGTaattcccactgatttcaatgcagTGTACTTAAGATGGCCTTCCGTACAGTAAGTCCACCTGAATTCAGTAGGATTTACTTTCCAGGGAACCTCGGAGAGTTCCTGTGCTTGGTTTTGAATAGACTTGGGATTCTCTCTGAGACAGAAGCAAGTTGGTTCTTTAGTGGAAGCCCAACTTCCTTCCAAACGAGGAGTTCACATCCCAGAACTATTTCGGATCACTGTGCCAGACTCTGGTTTTCTGTCGCCCACACTGGCTGAAGCCAATTCACATTTACATTTGCCTTTAGTATCCGAGAGTAAGGCAGAGATCGAAATAATTTCCAATGAAACTGTCTCAaggattactttttaaaaaacgtccTGAGTACAGTTATCAGAAAGCATCCAGtttattcagtgggatttacacCCATGTGAAATATGTGGTAGGAAAGTATGTGGCAAATACCAAAGAGGcctctctctcccaccctcccTTTCTTCCCTGGAGAAGCATCGGCCCTCTCCGTTCTACACCCCTTAGAACTTGATCCCAGTCAAGCTGTGGCAAGTCACAGCGCAGTCCTAAAGAGAGTTGCACCCTTCGAAGGCCACTGAAGGCAAAGGTGTGACTCTGCTGAGGACGCACTGCCAGTTACAATGGAAGGTATTTGGGATCTAAATACGACGCATCTCTCTACCCCCTTCTGCGTTATCTGAAAGAGGTCCTTCAGCCAAAGTGGACCTCCGCAGTCATTTCCAGCCCTTaggtctggaggggggggggtggcgggtgTGACTGGCCTGGCATTTTCAAAGCCGCCGCAGTGGATCGCCCTGGATTGCTCTTCTCTTCTAGGTTACAATAGCTGGCCATTGTGATGGGAGGGGGTTGCTTGCGGGCGTAAGGAGATCCAGCTACCTTATGACGAGACTGGAAGAATGTCCTTCCTGACAATAGAGATGAAAGAGCCCTGCCAGGCCAAGTCAAGAGCCTTTTGCTGCGCCCATCCCTTTCCCCCCCAGAAGAGTTTAGGGCTCTGGGGTGAGGGGGAGTGGTGAAAGGGGAGgagaaagcccccctcccccgtttcGGCGTTTGGCTTTCAAATGCAGCCGGCTCTCCTTGCGCCTGAATGAGCCCCGGGGTAATTACAGCCCCCGCGATCATTTCCCGAGCTGGCGCCGCCGAGACAGGGAAGTGACAAGGCAATTTGGACCTCGAACCAACGTGCAAACAGGACTCGAGTCCTTTGGGCAGCGATTTTTacggccttttttgggggggggtcctgctTCCGCGCTCATCCAGGCGCAGTTCAGCCCTACGAACCCAGGCGCTCGGATTCTTTTGATCTTGGCCAAACACGGGAAACTGGCTTGCCTTCCCcttccttgggggggggaggggctgtaaTCCTGATAGGGTCTGGGGGAGAAGGAATGTGGCGTGTTGGGCACTGGAACAGGAAAAGCTTCTGGGGGGATTAATTACAATAAAAGTCTGGGCTGCAGGGAGGGAAATCTGCAAAGGTCCTAATTCCCTGTTTCTGCGAGGATGCGATTTCATGTCCCCCATTAACACATCGTTACACATCAAAGCGGGAGATGTGTGTGGGTTGTGGGACCTGTCTCTCTGTGGGCAATTAAAGATAGAAGGAACCCAAGCAGAGATTCAGGAGAGCTCAGTGGAGAGGGGCATGGGCAGCGATCCACAAACGCTTCCGCTGCAGCACGTTGCTGGAAACGCCATGGTCTTCAGCCCCAACCCTGGACTCCACTGCTTTGTGGATCGGCCTGGAAACAGGATCCCCATCTCGGGTAGCCCCCGCCCAATCAACCCCAGGACagatagacccccccccctaagGCAACCTGCCCGGCGCCCGCCTTCCGAGCCCAGGGAGCTGAAGACAGAGGGAGGGGTCGGGTACCTTTGCTGTGCTGGTGGTACTCGGTGTTGCCCGCGGCGCAGTCCGGGGTGCAGCTCACCTCGATTTCCTCATAGAAATCCGACTCGGTGTCAGAGCTGCTTTGCTGGCCTTTGGCGGCCAGGCGGTTGAGGGGGGGctgctggccggcagagaggagCGCGGCGGCGGAGCGGCTCTCCGAGACCGTCCCTGTCCCCGGCAGCActtccacctcctcctcttcatcctcCTCGTCCTCCTCGTCCTCCACCTCGTccagccttcctcctcctcctcctcctcctcctcctccccgggAGGTCCTGGGGCTCAGGCAGCTCCTGTGAATCATCTTGTCCAGGGGCTCCTGAGCCGGGCTGGCCCCGCTCTCAGCCAAGGCCGGCGCCCTCTTGCTCACCAGCGGCCCGAGGGGACTTCCTTCCAGAAACATCACCATCTCCTTCCTGCTTTCCATCCTGCTTGTCTTTCCGAGGCAGTCCGGATCCTCTCCcgctcccccaccccgccccagccCCCATCCACCCCTCgctcctgccccctcccttcccgCAGACCAATGCAGAGAAGAGCCAGCCGGGAGCCGGGGGGTGACCTTCTGATGCGAGCGCTCCAGCCTGCAGCGCCGGCTCTGGGAGGGATCTCACCATTGCCCTCTTCTTTCTAAAGCTGTCATCCCTTAATGGTGCAATCGTCATTACGGGGCCGCTGGTGACGCCACTCACTTGATTGCCGGGGGATAAATAGAAACGTCTGCCGGCCGGGAAGATGAAAGGAAGAGCCGAGCGAAGAGCTGGGGGGAGGAGAGATGCACCAGGTGGAAGGAGCGCTCGGGAAGGATGCGGGAGGGACGTGTGAAAAAGGAGAGGCGGGCTGGGGATTCAATTGCAGACCAGAAGGTCCCTCCCAGGGACAGAGAGCTTTGCTCGGGGACAGTTAAGTCACTTTTTGatatccccccgcccccagctacAACTTTGATCTGAACCAGTGAAGATTCGGAGCTGCGCTTCCCATGAGTGAAGAAGATGCACGCTCTTGATGCCCCTCCCTCGGTGAATGCTTATTTCTCCTTTTGCAATCCGTTGCTTTTCGATTGTGTTTGCAATCCCTCTTTAAAATGCTTGGGAAAGACCTGGCTACTTTTCCTGATCCGTGTTCCTTACCACTAAACGCATGATTTGTTTTCATGTGGCAGGGCCATCTGGTTAAAAACTCTAGAAAAAGCAAAGAAGACAGAGACAGATTGATGCATAAATATCCCGACTACCGTTCTTATAATTCCAACTGACCATTTGCTTCAAACaatattttatgttttgttttctttccacAGGACATTTAACCGAAGATGATTTTAAGGATTCTACTAATCAGAATAAGCAAGTCGGCTGCCTATTCACAATTCTTCAACGTTCAGGAAAGAAACAGGCAATATTTTATAGGTGCTTGTTTATCTTGTGAGAATCGGCCTCTGCCTCTTAATAGACATCACGATCAAAATATGTTCTTGATCTGGAAGCAAACAACCTTATAGTAGAATAGGTGTTTTTAAAAACGCTCTAACCGTCACTGGTAACTCGATTGCCCTTATTTTCAAGGAATGTGGGTCAAGTTGCTTTTACCGACGTCAAACCAATAATGTTTTCCATTCTGGTAAGGAATTTACGGGGATTTTTGAGGGTTTGTGCAAGGTACAGAAGGAAGCATAACAGCAAAACGCACCAAGGCAAGTATACCTTCCTTTTTCTAATACCTGCAGGGAGAAGGGATATGATTGCGGTGGTAAGTAAGCCAGCAATCGCATCTCAGATTCGTTACCAGTACAAAGAGCAACGCGTTACTTCCGAGGAATGTAAAACAAGTATGTTGAGAAGCTGAATGGACTGAGCCATTGTAAGTATACTCGCTAGGTAAGGCAAAGGTATTATAATTTTAATTGTTCCAAGTTTTCGGATTTGCCCTTCCCACAACTCAGGACGCGTCTGTACTTAAGAGAGCCAGTCTGgctagtggttagaatgctgaacTGTGATTTGGGgaacccagattcgaatcctggCCTTTTCTTCCACAGTGACCTttagccagtcactctcagcttaacccacctcacTGAGTTGTTGCTGtgatggtaaaatggaggaggggagaacgattGCATAAGCTGTTTTGTGACCCCCTCCCCTAGGAAACAAAACGGGTTTCGAAATAAATTAAAGGTATGAGATCTGCTTCCCCAATTGGCACTGAGATCAGAGTATGGCACTTTCCTGCACTCCTAGACCGAGAGTCACTAAGAAAACTCTTATCTGGAGGGCCCTGGTGCCAATCCAGCAACAGACCTCCTGGAAACCGGCCTCCACAGCGAGTTGTGGGTTGAAAGTGGTAAAAGAATGACCAAAGACGTTCCATTCCTACAGTGGCTGCCTGGGACGTGGCTCGAAGTGGGGCTGCAACATTAAACCTACGCCTCTTTGAAACACCGCATTGCCACCACCGTCGGAATCACGTTCAGTTCTAAGTAACGCTCTGCAACAAATGGGATGCTGTGCATGAAGTATATTTGTCCTCGTGAAATCTAATAGGATTTGTTTCCTATACGACGTAGTTGGGATTGAATAACTTTATGTATTTGCTGTCTTTATGCCCCGCCTTCCTCCCCAATTGGGACCGAACGGGGGCTCATGCCATTCTCCtctctccatcttatcctcactaTAACCCTGCCAGGTCCCAAGGTCAGCCTGTGAGCTTCTcttgcagagcagggattcgaagctgggcctcccagttcctagtccggCACTCTTACCACTAGGCCGTCACGGCTGGTCGACCTTTGGGCTGACCACAAGTTTGCCTGGCAGCCCTGGAAGAGCGAATGCGTTGTTTTTAACAAGAGAATGACGAAAAGGTAGATGGCAGTAgacctcccccatccccaccccggaGAAGAGGAATCAGACGGGGGTAGAAAGGGGGACTTCTTCTCTGTTCTTTCGCCTACAGACCCCCAGCAGATCTAGAAGCCTTCTCCATCTCTCccacctacccccccccctccgctctCTGCGCCCAACTCACTGTTTGGAGAAGGGTACCATCTGGAGAGGGAGCCAGAGAGGCGGGGTCTCCTGCCAGCGGGGGCCTCCGCCTCCAGGCAGGCACGGGAGAGCCGGAGGAGGAAGTGAGACCTCGGGGCTGTTCGAAGccggcagcggaggaggctgggGCGGACAGCGGTCCTCCTGGTCCCCTCAGCTGCCTCAAGCGCACCCGAAGGTCAGCTGCGCTCAAAAAGAGGGCGGCGGGCGCTCCAGTGTGGGGATTCCTCTCCATAAGCAGCTCAGGGCTTGGAAGTGGCCTTAAATGGGGGTAAACCGAGTTCGTGCGGAGCCTAATGAATCCCGCCGGGCCTTAGTAACACTGAAATGTCTGGAGCTAGTTGGCACCAGCTTTGTTTgctggagaaagggaggggggtattTTCACCGGCCAGAAACGAGGCCTTCCTGATGGTACTTCTCGAGCTCGCATTCAAGAGTACTCATCGCGGGGTTGTTACCCTTTAACGCCCCGTAGCCACTCTGCGGTAGGCACAATGCTATGCAAGAGCGGTTCCCTTCTTTCACTGCCTGCTTGACGTGCGCCTAAGGGCAGTTATTCCGGCTGCAATAAAATGGAGTTCCGAAGGTGAGATGTTGAATGATCA
Above is a window of Eublepharis macularius isolate TG4126 chromosome 11, MPM_Emac_v1.0, whole genome shotgun sequence DNA encoding:
- the EVX1 gene encoding homeobox even-skipped homolog protein 1, whose protein sequence is MESRKEMVMFLEGSPLGPLVSKRAPALAESGASPAQEPLDKMIHRSCLSPRTSRGGGGGGGGGGRLDEVEDEEDEEDEEEEVEVLPGTGTVSESRSAAALLSAGQQPPLNRLAAKGQQSSSDTESDFYEEIEVSCTPDCAAGNTEYHQHSKGQCSDISAGSPSSGGDPPKGSGGSGGGGGPQGSLACSASDQMRRYRTAFTREQIARLEKEFYRENYVSRPRRCELAAALNLPETTIKVWFQNRRMKDKRQRLAMTWPHPADPAFYTYMMSHAAATGNLPYPFPSHLPLPYYSHMGLGATSASAAAAAPFSSPLRPLDTFRVLSHPYPRPELLCAFRHPSLYAGPAHGLSGAGGSPCNCLACHGGQANGLPQRPSGSDFTCSATTRTDSFLTFTPSVLSKASSVALDQREEVPLTR